A single window of Malus sylvestris chromosome 5, drMalSylv7.2, whole genome shotgun sequence DNA harbors:
- the LOC126620763 gene encoding O-fucosyltransferase 23-like — translation MDVPPYCKNFRVLGCHLNSFACKCVVLALTALIIRAILLPTFSIFDGTEQDNLVFISNLSLSFGQKSGIRKDKFLEAPQIVWGLNNQKIAFARACLTARFLNRTLLMPSLSASLFYKEVELLEPIPFDKVFQFNKFNSLCNGFVQLGEFTDVRNRTAAFELQKGSGRRWTPDRDMDQLKHHNEDPYSEYEVIRIVGRNPFLWHDHWPVKDYAKIFECLVLVDEIMNEADKVLSRIREMGAAQVKSQSESAQNGISPAENSLVQPVPYVAVHMRIEIDWMIHCKKLEQRSNITQICSSKEEIMERVGNIVGLKTPVVVYLAIADSLLHDPSILNGWKSGLIPLEKKKLGVEGNYKKFPYLIQSAIDYEVCLRADVFVGNSFSTFSNLIVLDRTQKLIRTGVTSSCGVDVRWPSYAYNILGESNGPQRWMANVSSSSLQPISYGSNDISCRV, via the coding sequence ATGGACGTGCCTCCTTACTGTAAGAATTTCAGAGTTCTCGGTTGCCATTTGAATTCGTTCGCATGCAAATGCGTTGTTTTAGCTTTGACTGCTCTGATTATTAGAGCTATTCTGCTTCCTACATTCTCCATCTTTGATGGAACTGAACAGGACAACTTGGTATTCATCAGTAATCTCTCGTTGTCATTCGGTCAGAAATCTGGAATCCGAAAAGATAAGTTTTTGGAGGCTCCTCAAATCGTGTGGGGATTGAACAATCAGAAAATAGCGTTCGCAAGAGCTTGTCTGACCGCAAGGTTTTTGAACCGGACGCTTTTGATGCCTAGCTTGAGTGCTTCCCTGTTTTACAAGGAAGTTGAGCTATTGGAACCGATTCCCTTTGATAAGGTCTTCCAGTTCAACAAGTTTAATTCGCTCTGTAATGGATTCGTTCAATTGGGTGAATTTACGGATGTTAGAAACCGAACAGCAGCGTTTGAGCTTCAGAAAGGAAGTGGAAGGAGGTGGACTCCCGACAGGGACATGGATCAGTTGAAACACCATAATGAGGATCCATACAGTGAGTATGAGGTGATTCGAATTGTTGGAAGGAATCCGTTTCTGTGGCACGATCATTGGCCCGTGAAGGACTACGCGAAAATCTTCGAGTgcttggttttggttgatgaaataATGAACGAAGCGGATAAAGTTTTGTCAAGGATTAGAGAGATGGGAGCAGCACAAGTAAAAAGCCAGAGTGAGTCTGCGCAAAATGGCATTAGCCCGGCAGAGAATTCTCTCGTGCAGCCGGTGCCTTATGTGGCTGTACATATGCGGATAGAGATAGATTGGATGATTCACTGTAAGAAGCTGGAGCAAAGATCAAACATAACCCAAATTTGTAGTAGCAAGGAGGAGATCATGGAAAGAGTAGGCAACATTGTAGGCCTCAAAACGCCCGTCGTTGTCTATTTAGCTATAGCTGATAGTCTTCTTCATGATCCGTCTATTCTGAACGGCTGGAAGTCGGGCTTGATTcctttggagaagaagaaattgGGAGTTGAAGGGAATTACAAGAAGTTCCCTTATCTCATTCAGTCTGCAATCGACTACGAAGTGTGCTTAAGGGCTGATGTCTTCGTGGGAAACAGTTTCTCCACATTTTCAAATCTCATAGTTCTCGATCGAACGCAGAAGCTCATTAGAACGGGCGTCACAAGCTCATGTGGTGTGGATGTAAGGTGGCCTTCTTATGCATACAACATATTAGGGGAATCAAACGGACCTCAAAGATGGATGGCAAACGTGTCTAGCTCAAGTCTTCAACCAATTAGCTATGGCTCCAACGACATCTCGTGTCGAGTCTGA
- the LOC126623286 gene encoding E3 ubiquitin-protein ligase RSL1-like, whose translation MEGQAISGDEASLNLVREEDEEEFRSCCEDDDEVWKETEEPVKVEAKDESKDDLDEFSVKMFFKGMSIAGYGDASCGLSGIGVVMERSTNVPAIQVQKRLDFYVEEPVADYLALMDGLMEAVQNKFRRVYAFTDSELLHDQVSLEEKLEVPILIALRQRILEHASNLEAFVLKLVPTVDLERPSKLAQVAIGVVSFPAKGVESLENCSICCDDKPSPMMITMKCSHKFCTHCMRTFVDGKVQSSQVPIRCPQLQCMYYISTAECKSFLPLTSYESLEKSLAEANILHSDRVYCPFPNCSTLLGPLECLSARASSSSQSDNSCVECPVCQRFICVDCGVPWHSSMSCEEFQNLPLEERDAADITLHRLAQNNSWRRCQQCRRMIELSQGCYHMTCWCGHEFCYSCGAEYRDSQQTCQCAFWDEDNNNNTEDLVTQSMQESEQWAWETFNSLPMIMDAYSDQERSQLELIQRFLAGGFSLSDHPPYQSPPRCTDSYVDAMKDLHQLPWLERFVSVISDNYYEEYIQ comes from the exons ATGGAGGGTCAGGCAATTTCTGGTGATGAGGCTTCATTAAATTTAGTTAGagaggaagacgaagaagagTTTCGGAGCTGTTGTGAAGACGATGATGAAGTTTGGAAGGAGACTGAAGAACCAGTGAAAGTTGAGGCAAAGGACGAGTCAAAAGATGATCTCGATGAATTTTCGGTGAAAATGTTCTTCAAAGGCATGTCCATAGCTGGGTACGGGGACGCCAGTTGTGGGCTTTCTGGAATCGGAGTTGTCATGGAAAGATCAACCAATGTTCCTGCAATTCAGGTGCAGAAAAGGCTTGATTTTTATGTGGAGGAGCCTGTGGCTGACTATTTAGCCCTGATGGATGGTCTAATGGAGGCTGTGCAGAATAAATTCCGTAGGGTGTATGCATTCACAGATTCTGAGCTGTTACATGATCAG GTTTCACTTGAGGAGAAACTTGAAGTTCCAATCTTAATAGCACTGAGGCAAAGGATCCTAGAGCATGCCAGTAATCTTGAAGCTTTTGTCCTGAAACTTGTCCCCACTGTAGATCTTGAGCGGCCATCAAAATTAGCCCAAGTGGCAATTGGAGTTGTCTCTTTTCCTGCTAAGGGTGTTGAATCACTTGAAAATTGTTCCATCTGTTGCGACGATAAACCATCCCCAATGATGATCACCATGAAGTGTTCTCATAAGTTCTGTACTCATTGCATGAGGACATTTGTTGATGGGAAGGTACAATCCTCTCAAGTTCCCATCAGATGTCCTCAGCTGCAATGTATGTATTACATCTCCACTGCTGAGTGCAAATCTTTTCTTCCACTCACTTCTTATGAGTCATTGGAGAAATCCCTTGCAGAAGCGAATATTCTCCACTCAGATAGAGTGTACTGcccatttccaaattgttcCACCCTGCTTGGTCCCCTTGAATGTTTGTCAGCTAGGGCAAGTTCATCAAGTCAGTCAGATAACAGCTGTGTCGAATGTCCAGTTTGTCAGAGGTTCATATGTGTGGATTGTGGGGTTCCTTGGCATTCTTCTATGAGCTGTGAGGAGTTCCAAAACCTCCCACTGGAAGAGAGAGATGCTGCAGATATTACCTTGCATCGCTTGGCACAAAATAACAGCTGGAGGCGTTGCCAGCAGTGTCGTAGGATGATTGAGCTCTCTCAAGGTTGCTACCACATGACATGCTG GTGTGGGCATGAGTTCTGTTATTCTTGTGGTGCTGAATATCGGGATAGCCAACAGACTTGTCAATGTGCCTTCTGGGATGAAGACAACAATAACAACACAGAAGACTTGGTCACTCAGTCTATGCAAGAATCCGAGCAATGGGCGTGGGAAACATTCAATTCGTTGCCCATGATAATGGATGCGTACTCGGACCAAGAGAGATCACAGCTGGAGCTGATCCAGAGGTTCCTAGCTGGGGGATTCAGTTTAAGCGACCATCCCCCTTACCAGTCCCCACCGCGATGTACAGATTCTTATGTAGATGCCATGAAAGATCTCCATCAGCTTCCTTGGCTCGAGAGGTTTGTGTCCGTGATAAGTGATAACTACTATGAAGAATATATCCAGTGA
- the LOC126622864 gene encoding uncharacterized protein LOC126622864: protein MAIFIPTIMKSSRKEAETRNWSVIVLLPCVLKEPSAQFEISHSFDIVEPPPPMFNPLATKAATICLTVFGPGGPFSFDEWKKQQRKSNSSKKDSTSKGGNSNHEALGNEWLQSGRCPIAKSYRAVSSVIPLVAKVLQPPPGMKLKCPPAIVAARAALSQTAFAKNLRPQPLPAKVLVIGSMGMAANVPLGICREHTKKFSLSWFAAVHAAVPFIAILRKSVLMPKSAMAFTIATSVLGQVIGSRAERYRLKAAASKTLPLTIETSVGGVVE, encoded by the exons ATGGCCATTTTCATTCCCACAATTATGAAGTCGTCAAGGAAGGAAGCGGAGACTCGCAACTGGTCCGTTATTGTGTTGTTGCCATG TGTGCTTAAAGAACCAAGTGCACAATTTGAGATTTCGCATTCTTTTGACATAGTTGAGCCCCCACCACCCATGTTTAATCCATTAGCTACAAAGGCAGCTACAATTTGTCTCACAGTCTTTGGTCCTGGAGGGCCATTCAGTTTCGATGAATGGAAGAAACAGCAAAGGAAATCTAATTCCTCGAAAAAAGATTCTACTTCAAAGGGAGGAAATTCTAATCACGAGGCATTGGGTAATGAGTGGCTGCAATCCGGAAGATGTCCGATAGCAAAGTCATACCGTGCTGTTAGCAGTGTCATTCCACTAGTCGCAAAGGTTTTGCAGCCCCCTCCAGGAATGAAACTCAAGTGCCCGCCAGCAATAGTTGCTGCTCGAGCAGCCCTGTCGCAAACTGCATTTGCAAAGAACCTCCGCCCACAACCCCTTCCGGCAAAAGTACTTGTGATCGGATCAATGGGCATGGCAGCCAATGTTCCTTTAGGGATATGTAGAGAGCACACCAAAAAATTCTCACTATCTTGGTTCGCTGCTGTGCATGCAGCTGTGCCATTCATAGCCATACTTAGGAAATCTGTGCTCATGCCTAAATCAGCCATGGCATTTACCATTGCCACATCAGTACTAGGACAAGTCATTGGCTCCAGAGCAGAGCGGTACCGCCTCAAAGCTGCGGCTTCCAAAACATTGCCTCTGACGATTGAAACCTCCGTTGGTGGTGTGGTAGAATGA